Proteins encoded by one window of Blautia luti:
- a CDS encoding MotA/TolQ/ExbB proton channel family protein: MGKKIMNALTFLIVLGACIVMTVYIGKGSVSTMTYNFVFLGIMTVLYLAGLFMGMFRVDSIAQALKRGTEELAGIFQTPGKVKNDSLTHLQGIFDHKYLDDRMDSFINSMGNTQEGIGDVEEFINEDEIDLHVHKKLLEMVPDIFTSLGILGTFVGLVWGLKNFEPSSYETMTNSVASLVEGIKVAFLTSIYGIALAIVYTSGMKSIYAGMNEKLQEFLEKFHVYVLPTAENESRNLMVASQKLQTRAMKQMAEQLSTQMAESFEKAITPTFQKMNESLDVLTESVTKCQQDVMQEILRSFMREMNSSFKMQFKDFNEALAQLKKAQKDNTDYTTSLYRTMSEQLNESYLKQSETMKEIVNELGNVQGRYMSTATRIAEDNQEIQKMQQQDYQRVADYLKEAEKTSAKFWVACNQTMQKYVETAAQGMEKASVSNQASAQVLDANRRIMEELEERMQDFVSCQKKTYQTMEQVRRLLADVAVAGENNNIYLSSGRTAQTTAGKENMEVRRLLKEQGERQEALLEEMNKTMKELSKGSQKGRFGIFR; encoded by the coding sequence ATGGGCAAGAAAATTATGAATGCGCTGACCTTTCTGATCGTGCTTGGAGCTTGTATCGTAATGACAGTGTATATAGGAAAAGGATCTGTCAGCACCATGACGTACAACTTCGTATTTCTTGGCATTATGACAGTACTGTATCTGGCAGGACTGTTTATGGGAATGTTCCGCGTAGACAGTATTGCACAGGCACTGAAAAGAGGAACAGAAGAACTTGCAGGGATCTTTCAGACACCGGGAAAGGTGAAGAATGATAGTCTTACACATCTTCAGGGAATCTTTGACCACAAGTATCTGGATGACAGAATGGACAGTTTCATTAACAGCATGGGCAATACCCAGGAAGGGATCGGAGATGTAGAAGAATTCATCAACGAAGACGAGATTGACCTTCATGTACATAAAAAGCTTCTGGAGATGGTGCCTGATATTTTTACAAGTCTTGGTATTCTGGGAACTTTTGTAGGTCTTGTATGGGGGCTTAAGAATTTCGAACCTTCCAGCTATGAGACGATGACCAATTCTGTGGCGTCTCTTGTGGAAGGTATCAAGGTGGCATTTCTGACTTCTATTTACGGAATCGCTCTGGCTATTGTGTACACTTCAGGAATGAAGAGCATCTATGCGGGCATGAACGAGAAACTCCAGGAATTTCTGGAAAAATTTCATGTTTATGTACTTCCTACAGCAGAAAATGAATCTAGAAATCTTATGGTAGCCAGCCAGAAGCTGCAGACCCGTGCCATGAAGCAGATGGCAGAGCAGCTTTCTACACAGATGGCAGAAAGCTTTGAGAAAGCCATTACTCCTACTTTCCAGAAAATGAACGAATCTCTGGATGTACTGACAGAATCTGTAACGAAATGCCAGCAGGATGTGATGCAGGAGATCCTGCGATCTTTCATGAGAGAGATGAACAGCTCTTTTAAAATGCAGTTCAAGGATTTCAATGAAGCTCTTGCACAGCTGAAAAAAGCACAGAAGGACAATACAGATTATACGACCAGCCTGTACCGTACCATGAGCGAACAGCTAAATGAGTCTTACCTGAAACAGAGTGAAACTATGAAAGAAATCGTAAATGAGCTTGGGAATGTTCAGGGACGTTATATGTCTACTGCTACCAGGATCGCTGAGGATAATCAGGAGATCCAGAAAATGCAGCAGCAGGATTATCAGAGAGTGGCAGACTATCTGAAAGAGGCAGAGAAAACTTCGGCCAAATTCTGGGTTGCCTGCAACCAGACCATGCAGAAATATGTGGAAACAGCTGCTCAGGGAATGGAAAAGGCCTCAGTATCTAACCAGGCAAGTGCACAGGTACTGGATGCCAACCGCAGGATTATGGAAGAACTTGAGGAAAGAATGCAGGATTTCGTTTCCTGCCAGAAAAAGACCTATCAGACCATGGAACAGGTTCGCAGACTGCTGGCCGATGTGGCAGTGGCTGGAGAGAATAATAATATTTATCTGAGCAGCGGAAGAACAGCTCAGACTACTGCCGGAAAAGAAAATATGGAAGTGCGCAGGCTTCTGAAGGAACAGGGGGAACGTCAGGAAGCACTTCTGGAAGAAATGAACAAGACCATGAAAGAACTTTCAAAAGGTTCCCAGAAAGGCAGATTTGGTATTTTCAGATAA
- a CDS encoding histidine phosphatase family protein codes for MLLYVLRHGITQWNKRKKVQGAVDIPLAPEGIELAEKTGEALKDVHFDICFTSPLTRAKQTARCVLGDRKIPVIEDKRIQEIDFGVLEGTQFKDVQGKIISHEMEIFFEDPLKFKRPKNGEDISDILKRTREFWIEKTTDPALTDKTVLISSHGCAVRALLQNIYQDHAHFWHGCVPPNCSINLVEIQDGQARLIEEDKVYA; via the coding sequence ATGTTACTTTATGTATTAAGACATGGGATAACCCAGTGGAATAAACGAAAGAAAGTGCAGGGGGCAGTAGATATTCCCCTGGCACCGGAGGGAATCGAACTTGCAGAAAAGACAGGCGAAGCATTGAAGGATGTACATTTTGACATCTGCTTTACCAGTCCTCTGACAAGGGCAAAACAGACTGCCAGATGTGTGCTGGGAGACAGAAAGATTCCTGTTATTGAAGATAAAAGAATTCAGGAGATTGATTTTGGAGTTCTTGAGGGAACACAGTTTAAGGATGTGCAGGGAAAGATCATCAGCCATGAAATGGAAATCTTTTTTGAGGATCCGCTAAAATTCAAACGTCCGAAAAACGGAGAGGATATTTCTGATATTCTGAAACGTACCAGGGAATTCTGGATTGAGAAAACAACAGATCCGGCACTGACAGACAAGACAGTTCTGATCTCTTCCCATGGATGTGCGGTCCGCGCACTGCTTCAGAACATTTATCAGGATCATGCACATTTCTGGCATGGATGTGTGCCGCCTAACTGCAGCATCAATCTGGTGGAGATTCAGGACGGACAGGCACGTCTGATCGAAGAAGATAAAGTATATGCATAA
- the pheT gene encoding phenylalanine--tRNA ligase subunit beta, whose translation MNTSLSWIKMYVPDLDVTAQEYTDAMTLTGTKVEGFEKLDADLDKIVIGQIDKIEKHPDADKLIICQVNIGTESVQIVTGAPNVKEGDKVPVVLDGGRVAGGHDGKKTPGGIEIKKGKLRGVESCGMMCSIEELGSTREMYPEAPEYGIYIFPEDAVVGESAIKALGLDDVVFEYEITSNRVDCYGVLGIAREAAATFDKKFCPPVVKCRGNDEKASDYVKVTVEDPQLCPRYCARVVKNVKIGPSPKWMQRCLAANGIRPINNLVDITNYVMEEFGQPMHAYDLDTIAGKEIVVRRAKNDEKFVTLDGQERTMDDQVLMICDGEKAVGIAGIMGGENSMITDNVKTVLFEAACFDGTNIRLSSKRIGLRTDASGKFEKGLDPNNAQAAIDRACQLMEELGAGEVVGGMVDVCSEVREPSRVPFKPEKINALLGTDLTPEEMLAYLAKVELTYDEKTNEIVAPTFRQDIHYVADVAEEVARFFGYDKIPTTLPTGEATTGKLPFKLRIEAVARDIAEYCGFSEGMSYSFESPKVFDKLRLPADSELRQGIVISNPLGEDYSVMRTTTLNGMLSSLATNYNRRNKDVRLYELGNVYRPHSLPLTELPDERMHFTLGMYGNGDFFDMKGVCEEFFEKVGMRDKVDYDPNSGKTYLHPGRQANMIYDGKVVGYLGEVHPLVADTYGIGEKAYVAVIDILTVLEFASFNHKYTGIAKYPAVTRDLSMVVPKTVLAGQIEHVLVQRGGKILESYQLFDIYEGNQIKEGYKSMAYSLVFRHHDKTLEENEITAAMKKILNGLTDLGIELRS comes from the coding sequence ATGAATACTTCATTATCTTGGATTAAAATGTATGTGCCGGATCTTGATGTGACAGCACAGGAATATACAGATGCCATGACACTGACCGGAACAAAGGTGGAAGGCTTCGAGAAACTGGATGCAGATCTGGATAAGATCGTAATCGGACAGATCGACAAGATCGAGAAACATCCGGATGCAGATAAACTGATCATCTGCCAGGTAAACATCGGAACAGAATCTGTACAGATCGTTACAGGTGCTCCGAATGTAAAAGAGGGAGACAAGGTTCCGGTTGTTCTTGACGGCGGACGTGTAGCAGGCGGTCATGACGGAAAGAAAACTCCAGGCGGAATCGAGATCAAGAAAGGGAAACTCCGTGGAGTTGAGTCCTGCGGTATGATGTGCTCAATCGAAGAACTGGGAAGCACAAGAGAAATGTATCCGGAAGCACCGGAATATGGAATCTATATTTTCCCGGAAGATGCTGTTGTAGGTGAGAGTGCTATCAAAGCACTGGGACTGGATGACGTTGTATTTGAATATGAGATCACATCCAACCGTGTAGACTGCTATGGTGTACTTGGAATCGCAAGAGAAGCAGCAGCTACTTTTGACAAGAAGTTCTGCCCTCCGGTTGTAAAGTGCAGGGGAAATGACGAGAAAGCATCTGATTATGTAAAAGTTACAGTAGAAGATCCGCAGCTCTGCCCACGTTACTGTGCAAGAGTTGTAAAGAATGTTAAGATCGGACCGTCCCCGAAATGGATGCAGAGATGTCTGGCTGCCAACGGAATCCGCCCGATCAACAACCTTGTAGATATTACAAACTATGTAATGGAAGAGTTCGGTCAGCCAATGCATGCGTATGACCTGGATACAATTGCAGGAAAAGAGATTGTTGTACGCCGTGCAAAAAATGATGAGAAATTCGTGACACTTGATGGTCAGGAACGTACCATGGATGATCAGGTACTGATGATCTGTGACGGTGAGAAAGCAGTCGGCATCGCTGGTATCATGGGCGGTGAGAACTCCATGATCACTGATAATGTAAAGACAGTTCTTTTCGAAGCAGCATGCTTTGACGGAACAAATATCCGTCTTTCTTCCAAGAGAATCGGTCTGAGAACAGATGCTTCCGGTAAATTCGAGAAAGGTCTTGATCCGAATAATGCACAGGCAGCTATCGACAGAGCATGCCAGCTTATGGAAGAACTTGGCGCAGGCGAAGTTGTAGGCGGAATGGTAGATGTATGCAGCGAAGTAAGAGAGCCATCCAGAGTTCCGTTCAAACCTGAGAAGATCAATGCACTTCTCGGAACAGACCTGACACCGGAAGAAATGCTTGCATACCTTGCAAAAGTAGAACTGACATATGATGAGAAGACAAACGAAATCGTGGCTCCTACTTTCCGTCAGGATATCCACTATGTGGCAGACGTAGCAGAAGAAGTTGCCAGATTCTTCGGATATGACAAGATCCCGACAACACTCCCTACAGGTGAAGCTACTACAGGTAAACTTCCATTCAAGCTTCGTATTGAAGCAGTAGCACGTGATATCGCTGAATACTGCGGATTCTCCGAAGGAATGAGCTATTCATTTGAGAGCCCCAAGGTATTTGATAAATTAAGACTTCCGGCTGACAGCGAACTTCGTCAGGGAATCGTGATCAGCAATCCTCTGGGAGAGGATTACAGTGTAATGAGAACTACTACATTAAACGGTATGCTAAGTTCTCTGGCCACTAACTATAACAGAAGAAATAAAGACGTTCGTCTCTATGAACTTGGTAATGTATATCGTCCGCATTCCCTGCCTCTGACAGAACTTCCGGATGAACGTATGCATTTCACACTTGGTATGTATGGAAACGGTGATTTCTTTGATATGAAGGGCGTTTGCGAAGAGTTCTTTGAGAAAGTCGGCATGAGAGATAAAGTAGATTATGATCCGAACAGCGGTAAGACTTATCTCCATCCGGGAAGACAGGCAAACATGATCTATGATGGCAAAGTTGTAGGGTACCTTGGAGAGGTTCATCCACTGGTTGCTGATACTTATGGAATCGGTGAAAAGGCATATGTGGCAGTGATCGATATCCTTACAGTTCTTGAATTTGCAAGTTTCAACCATAAATACACAGGAATTGCCAAATATCCAGCAGTAACCCGTGACTTAAGTATGGTAGTTCCGAAAACTGTTCTTGCAGGACAGATTGAGCATGTTCTTGTACAGAGAGGCGGAAAAATCCTCGAGAGCTATCAGTTATTTGATATCTACGAAGGAAACCAGATTAAAGAAGGATACAAGTCTATGGCTTATTCTCTGGTATTCCGCCATCATGACAAGACTCTCGAAGAGAACGAGATCACAGCAGCAATGAAGAAGATCTTAAATGGTCTGACTGACCTTGGAATCGAGCTGAGAAGTTAA